In one Corallococcus sp. EGB genomic region, the following are encoded:
- a CDS encoding NADH:flavin oxidoreductase/NADH oxidase produces MSSRLFTPLKLRDITLRNRVVVSPMCQYSSDDGFANEWHVVHLGSRAVGGAGLVLTEATAVEPEGRISPQDLGLWKDAHVEQLARINRFMHQNGAASGVQLAHAGRKASTPRPWDAGKRVEPEHGGWQTLGPTTEAFEEGYTVPTALDEAGIQRIVKAFADAAVRAKAAGFQVIELHAAHGYLLHEFLSPLSNKRTDRYGGTFENRTRFALEVTRAVRAKWPESLPLFMRISATDWVEGGWTPEDSVALARRVQKEGVDLMDCSSGGVVPSAKIPVGPGYQTQLAERVRKETGMLTGAVGMIRSAYQAEHILATGQADAVFLARELLRDPYWPLRAAKELRSDVQWPHQYERAKN; encoded by the coding sequence ATGAGCAGCAGGCTGTTCACCCCCCTGAAGCTGCGGGACATCACCCTGCGCAACCGCGTGGTGGTCTCGCCCATGTGCCAGTACTCGAGCGACGACGGCTTCGCGAACGAGTGGCACGTGGTGCACCTGGGCAGTCGCGCGGTGGGAGGCGCGGGGCTGGTGTTGACGGAGGCCACGGCGGTGGAGCCGGAGGGCCGCATCTCGCCGCAGGACCTGGGGCTGTGGAAGGACGCGCACGTGGAGCAGCTCGCGCGCATCAACCGGTTCATGCACCAGAACGGCGCCGCGTCCGGCGTCCAGCTGGCGCACGCGGGCCGCAAGGCGTCCACGCCCCGGCCCTGGGACGCGGGCAAGCGCGTGGAGCCGGAGCACGGCGGCTGGCAGACGCTGGGGCCCACGACGGAGGCGTTCGAGGAGGGCTACACGGTCCCCACGGCGCTGGACGAGGCGGGCATCCAGCGCATCGTGAAGGCGTTCGCGGACGCGGCCGTGCGGGCGAAGGCGGCGGGCTTCCAGGTCATCGAGCTGCACGCGGCGCACGGCTACCTGCTGCACGAGTTCCTCTCGCCGCTGTCGAACAAGCGGACGGACAGGTACGGCGGCACGTTCGAGAACCGGACGCGCTTCGCGCTGGAGGTGACGCGGGCCGTGCGCGCGAAGTGGCCGGAGTCGCTGCCGCTCTTCATGCGCATCTCCGCCACGGACTGGGTGGAGGGGGGCTGGACGCCGGAGGACTCCGTGGCGCTGGCGCGGCGGGTGCAGAAGGAGGGCGTGGACCTGATGGATTGCTCGTCCGGCGGCGTGGTGCCCTCCGCGAAGATTCCGGTGGGGCCGGGCTACCAGACGCAGCTGGCGGAGCGGGTGCGCAAGGAGACGGGCATGCTGACGGGCGCGGTGGGGATGATCCGCTCCGCGTACCAGGCCGAGCACATCCTGGCCACGGGGCAGGCGGACGCCGTCTTCCTGGCGCGCGAGCTGCTGAGGGATCCGTACTGGCCGCTGCGCGCCGCGAAGGAGCTGCGTTCGGACGTGCAGTGGCCGCACCAGTACGAGCGCGCGAAGAATTGA
- a CDS encoding MaoC family dehydratase — MASTEEGRRRELFLDDLSVGQKFISGTHTLDAAQIIAFAREFDPQGFHLDDATAKDTLFEGLAASGWHTAALTMKLNVQSGLPFKGGIVGAGGDIRWPRPTRPGDVLHVESEVLEVTPSRTRPDRGIATVRSETRNQKGEVVQVLVAKLVLPRRPAGG, encoded by the coding sequence ATGGCTTCGACGGAAGAGGGTAGGCGCCGGGAGCTTTTCCTGGACGACCTGTCGGTGGGGCAGAAGTTCATCAGCGGCACGCACACGCTGGACGCGGCGCAGATCATCGCCTTCGCGCGGGAGTTCGACCCGCAGGGCTTCCACCTGGACGACGCCACGGCGAAGGACACGCTGTTCGAGGGCCTGGCGGCGAGCGGCTGGCACACGGCGGCCCTCACCATGAAGCTCAACGTCCAGAGCGGACTGCCCTTCAAGGGCGGCATCGTGGGCGCGGGCGGAGACATCCGCTGGCCCCGGCCCACGCGCCCGGGGGACGTCCTCCATGTGGAGAGCGAGGTGTTGGAGGTCACCCCCTCGCGCACGCGGCCGGACCGGGGCATCGCCACCGTGCGCAGCGAGACGCGCAACCAGAAGGGGGAGGTGGTGCAGGTGCTCGTCGCGAAGCTGGTGCTGCCCCGCCGCCCTGCGGGCGGGTGA
- the def gene encoding peptide deformylase: MVLKIVQAGEPVLRERARELTPEEIGSEDTRRLIQLMRDTMRDAPGVGLAAPQVGVGLRLVVIEDRPEYQAGVSPADLALRERAPVAFHVLINPRLVVEDPTPMEFHEGCLSVSGFAALVARARGVRVEALDENGQPVTVSARGWYARIIQHELDHLDGTLYVDRMETRSLTTQENHRRHWLGRSTAQVRAALGLPEQTPSLPRKDPT, from the coding sequence ATGGTGCTCAAGATCGTCCAGGCGGGGGAGCCGGTGCTGCGCGAGCGCGCGCGGGAGCTGACCCCGGAAGAAATCGGCAGTGAGGACACGCGGCGGCTCATCCAGCTGATGCGCGACACGATGCGGGACGCTCCCGGCGTGGGGCTCGCGGCACCCCAGGTGGGCGTGGGCCTGCGGCTGGTGGTGATTGAAGACCGGCCCGAGTACCAGGCCGGCGTGTCGCCCGCGGACCTGGCGCTGCGGGAGCGGGCGCCGGTGGCCTTCCACGTCCTCATCAATCCCAGGCTGGTGGTGGAGGACCCCACGCCCATGGAGTTCCACGAGGGCTGCCTGAGCGTGAGCGGCTTCGCGGCGCTGGTGGCTCGTGCGCGCGGCGTGCGCGTGGAGGCGCTGGATGAGAACGGGCAGCCGGTGACGGTGTCCGCGCGCGGCTGGTACGCGCGCATCATCCAGCACGAGCTGGATCACCTGGACGGCACGCTCTACGTGGACCGCATGGAGACGCGCAGCCTCACGACGCAGGAGAACCACCGCCGGCACTGGTTGGGCAGGAGCACGGCCCAGGTGCGCGCGGCGCTGGGGCTGCCGGAGCAGACCCCGTCGCTTCCCCGAAAGGACCCGACATGA
- a CDS encoding fatty acid desaturase — translation MSRAAPDFDVSSVDVEGFYRELKALRAQLDANLGEADAAHLRKMERWGKVASVLGVATAWIAPNPLSAVALGLGRSTRWLLMHHVGHRGYDRVPGMPASRTSKGFAKGGRRFVDWLDWMLPEAWVFEHNVLHHSHTGEEADPDLLERNAEGTLRDTGRPLALRYVQLGLLALTWRASYYAPETLGSLRRKGRREGGALTRAEVWELITRCYLPYAAVFFGLYPAAFLVLGPWAAFSVFCNSVLADVVTNLHTFFVVGPNHTGEDLYRFDSAPANKAERMVQQVVGSANYATGGDVNDFAHLWLNYQIEHHLWPDLPMLKYREAQPHVKALCERYGIPYVQESVWTRARKMVDVVVGKASMKRLVKAAAPAMSAADARAEASAA, via the coding sequence ATGTCGCGCGCCGCCCCCGACTTCGATGTGTCCTCCGTGGACGTGGAGGGCTTCTACCGGGAGCTGAAGGCGCTGCGCGCGCAGTTGGACGCGAACCTGGGCGAGGCGGACGCGGCGCACCTGCGGAAGATGGAACGCTGGGGCAAGGTGGCGTCGGTGCTGGGCGTGGCCACGGCGTGGATCGCCCCCAACCCGCTCTCCGCGGTGGCGCTGGGCCTGGGCCGCTCCACCCGCTGGCTGCTCATGCACCACGTGGGGCACCGCGGCTATGACCGCGTGCCGGGCATGCCCGCGTCGCGCACGAGCAAGGGCTTCGCGAAGGGGGGCCGCCGGTTCGTGGACTGGCTGGACTGGATGCTGCCGGAGGCGTGGGTCTTCGAGCACAACGTGCTGCACCACTCGCACACCGGCGAGGAGGCGGATCCGGATCTGCTGGAGCGCAACGCGGAGGGGACGCTGCGCGACACAGGCCGGCCGCTGGCCCTGCGCTACGTGCAGCTGGGGCTCCTGGCCCTCACGTGGCGCGCGAGCTACTACGCGCCGGAGACGCTGGGCTCGCTGCGGCGCAAGGGGCGGCGCGAGGGCGGGGCGCTGACGCGCGCGGAGGTCTGGGAGCTGATCACGCGCTGCTACCTGCCATACGCGGCCGTCTTCTTCGGGCTGTACCCGGCGGCGTTCCTGGTGCTGGGGCCGTGGGCCGCGTTCAGCGTGTTCTGCAACTCCGTGCTGGCGGACGTCGTCACCAACCTCCACACGTTCTTCGTGGTGGGGCCCAACCACACCGGCGAGGACCTGTACCGCTTCGACTCGGCGCCCGCGAACAAGGCGGAGCGCATGGTGCAGCAGGTGGTGGGCAGCGCGAACTACGCCACGGGCGGTGACGTCAACGACTTCGCCCACCTGTGGCTGAACTACCAGATCGAGCATCACCTCTGGCCGGACCTGCCGATGCTGAAGTACCGCGAGGCGCAGCCGCACGTGAAGGCGCTCTGCGAGAGGTACGGCATCCCCTACGTGCAGGAGAGCGTCTGGACGCGCGCGCGCAAGATGGTGGACGTCGTCGTGGGCAAGGCGTCCATGAAGCGGCTGGTGAAGGCCGCGGCTCCCGCGATGTCCGCCGCGGATGCCCGGGCGGAGGCCTCCGCGGCCTGA
- a CDS encoding FAD-dependent monooxygenase gives MPSSAPRHVLIAGAGIGGLTLACALQRAGLRATVFERADALRPVGAGLIVQMNASVALRRIGLCDAVVAEGERAERTVILDPTGAVITGVDVRALQEELQAPMVAIHRARLQAVLRAHAGPEEAVRLGVAVTGFHDDGERVTVTLSDGGTATGDVLVGADGLRSAVRTGLLGARPTRYSGYTSWRGVCAGAELVQAGHFTETWGPGARFGTVPIGHGEVYWYATLNAPAGAEDAPGQKLAVLQERFAGWHAPIARLLAATSPERVLRTDIHDRPPVRHWSRGRVTLLGDAAHPMTPNLGQGGCQAIEDGVVLGECLAAQVGVEDALRAYEARRVKRANMLVVRSRQVGRVAQWESGPARFVRDALFRRVPASTARRQLQTLVQGLR, from the coding sequence ATGCCGTCTTCAGCTCCTCGTCACGTCCTCATCGCCGGTGCCGGCATTGGAGGCCTGACGCTGGCCTGCGCACTCCAGCGCGCGGGCTTGCGCGCCACCGTGTTCGAGCGTGCCGACGCCCTGCGGCCCGTGGGCGCGGGCCTCATCGTGCAGATGAACGCCTCGGTCGCCCTGCGCCGCATCGGCCTGTGTGACGCGGTGGTCGCGGAGGGCGAGCGCGCCGAGCGGACCGTCATCCTTGATCCAACCGGGGCCGTCATCACCGGCGTGGACGTGCGTGCGCTCCAGGAGGAGTTGCAGGCTCCGATGGTGGCCATCCACCGCGCCCGCCTCCAGGCCGTCCTTCGCGCCCACGCGGGCCCGGAGGAGGCCGTGCGGCTGGGGGTCGCCGTGACGGGCTTCCACGATGACGGCGAGCGCGTCACGGTGACGCTGTCGGATGGCGGCACGGCCACCGGCGATGTCCTGGTGGGCGCGGATGGGCTGCGCTCCGCGGTGCGGACCGGCCTGTTGGGGGCACGGCCCACGCGTTACTCCGGCTACACCAGCTGGCGCGGTGTCTGCGCGGGCGCGGAGCTGGTGCAAGCGGGCCACTTCACCGAGACGTGGGGCCCCGGTGCCCGCTTCGGCACCGTGCCCATCGGCCATGGCGAGGTGTACTGGTACGCCACGTTGAATGCGCCCGCGGGCGCGGAGGATGCGCCGGGACAGAAGCTCGCCGTCCTCCAGGAGCGCTTCGCGGGATGGCATGCGCCTATCGCGCGGCTGCTCGCGGCGACATCGCCCGAGCGCGTCCTGCGCACGGACATCCACGACCGGCCGCCAGTGCGGCATTGGAGCCGGGGGCGTGTGACGCTGCTGGGCGACGCCGCGCACCCGATGACGCCGAACCTGGGGCAGGGGGGATGTCAGGCCATCGAGGATGGTGTCGTGTTGGGGGAGTGTCTCGCGGCGCAGGTGGGCGTTGAGGACGCACTGCGGGCCTACGAGGCCCGGCGGGTGAAGCGCGCCAACATGTTGGTGGTGCGTTCACGTCAGGTGGGACGGGTGGCCCAGTGGGAAAGTGGCCCTGCGCGATTTGTCCGCGATGCGCTATTCCGACGCGTTCCGGCGTCGACCGCGCGACGGCAGCTTCAGACGCTGGTGCAAGGCCTGCGTTGA
- a CDS encoding BamA/TamA family outer membrane protein produces MILHRVRHHLSILAMALTGLGASRAHADEDTPDASLRHPVVAEVTVEGANKTTSGTVRSFGRVGVGDEVDSEEMEKVERRLLATGLFQEAHVSTEPLPDGRVRLVLRVKDKASWVVAPTVALSSANTGGGLLYAENNLAGRAKKLAVAAQASTGESGLYVGYLDPILFGLPQLKFSLEGQLKSDRVDEYLPGASQDNPEILRRTRLNSASISSELGFILFERVRAAAKYRLASIDAQAPDPKKPVTTQAFSTGPALRDASLRFMVGLDSRQTLHAVTEGLNLEGSYEVSVPGVWSEFRYRKFGLLYRHGIRFFSEHNLVLRGELAVGKDLPFHQELVMGGNTLRGFQYRQFRGDTRLTFTAEYHFPLFKVKSLAFRGVGFSDSGAIAWRDLPSDGLLRDGAGRVIRGYLPETTASPNSVTVAQGVGAGLRLYLNNVVLPLLGVDVAYGVNSGQVRFYLVAGVTPS; encoded by the coding sequence GTGATCCTCCACCGCGTCCGCCATCACCTGTCCATCCTCGCCATGGCCCTGACCGGCCTGGGTGCCTCCCGGGCTCACGCCGACGAGGACACGCCCGATGCCTCGCTCCGCCATCCGGTCGTGGCGGAGGTGACGGTGGAGGGCGCGAACAAGACGACGTCTGGGACGGTGCGCTCGTTCGGGCGGGTGGGCGTGGGCGACGAGGTGGACAGCGAGGAAATGGAGAAGGTGGAGCGGCGGCTGCTGGCCACGGGCCTCTTCCAGGAGGCCCACGTCAGCACGGAGCCCCTGCCCGACGGGCGCGTGCGGCTGGTGCTGCGCGTGAAGGACAAGGCGTCGTGGGTCGTGGCCCCCACGGTGGCGCTGTCCTCCGCGAACACGGGCGGCGGACTGCTCTACGCGGAGAACAACCTGGCCGGCCGGGCAAAGAAGCTCGCGGTCGCGGCGCAGGCGAGCACCGGCGAGAGCGGCCTGTACGTGGGCTATCTGGACCCCATCCTCTTCGGCCTGCCACAGCTCAAGTTCAGCCTGGAGGGACAGCTCAAGAGCGACCGCGTGGACGAGTACCTCCCGGGCGCCAGCCAGGACAACCCGGAGATCCTCCGGCGCACCCGCCTCAACTCCGCGTCCATCAGCTCCGAGCTGGGCTTCATCCTCTTCGAGCGCGTGCGCGCGGCGGCGAAGTACCGGCTCGCCAGCATCGACGCCCAGGCCCCGGACCCGAAGAAGCCGGTGACGACACAGGCGTTCTCCACCGGCCCCGCCCTGCGCGACGCCTCGCTGCGCTTCATGGTGGGACTGGACTCACGCCAGACGCTGCACGCGGTGACCGAAGGACTCAACCTGGAGGGCTCCTACGAGGTCTCCGTCCCGGGCGTGTGGAGCGAGTTCCGCTACCGCAAGTTCGGCCTCCTCTACCGCCACGGCATCCGCTTCTTCAGCGAGCACAACCTGGTGCTGCGCGGCGAGCTGGCCGTGGGCAAGGACCTGCCCTTCCACCAGGAGCTGGTGATGGGCGGCAACACGCTGCGCGGCTTCCAGTACCGGCAGTTCCGCGGCGACACCCGCCTCACCTTCACCGCCGAGTACCACTTCCCCCTCTTCAAGGTGAAGTCGCTGGCCTTCCGGGGCGTGGGCTTCTCCGACTCAGGCGCCATCGCGTGGCGGGACCTGCCCTCCGACGGGCTCTTGCGCGACGGAGCGGGGCGCGTCATCCGGGGCTATCTGCCAGAGACGACGGCGAGCCCGAACTCCGTCACCGTGGCCCAGGGCGTGGGTGCGGGCCTGCGGCTGTACCTCAACAACGTCGTGCTGCCCCTGTTGGGCGTGGACGTCGCCTACGGCGTCAACTCCGGCCAGGTGCGCTTCTACCTCGTCGCCGGAGTCACGCCGTCCTGA
- a CDS encoding MBL fold metallo-hydrolase, which yields MLTEVQAGPYTVRGVSVGGVYTSLLVPELGVLLDAGIPIRSFATTERIFLSHGHADHASALGSLLGIRALVGKGPPFVYLPAEIEAPVQEALAALGRLHRMKSEVRTVPLRPGDTVKVQQDLWVRAFRTHHPVPSLGYQFLRRVAKLKAEFRELPPAEIGRRRQAGEPLFDEVERLELAYCTDTLSNVLERQPSLFDSRVLILECTFIDAERTVRDAQERAHIHLEEIASMADRFQNEALVLMHFSQAYSPAQVHATLQARLPASLLERVRVFAPDAGRWFG from the coding sequence ATGCTGACCGAGGTGCAGGCGGGCCCCTATACCGTGCGCGGCGTGTCCGTGGGCGGCGTGTACACGTCGCTCCTGGTTCCGGAGCTGGGGGTGCTGCTCGACGCGGGCATCCCCATCCGTTCGTTCGCCACCACGGAGCGCATCTTCCTCAGCCATGGCCACGCGGACCATGCGAGCGCGTTGGGTTCGCTGCTGGGCATCCGCGCGCTCGTGGGGAAGGGGCCGCCGTTCGTCTACCTGCCGGCGGAGATCGAAGCGCCGGTGCAGGAGGCGCTCGCGGCGTTGGGGCGTCTGCACCGGATGAAGTCGGAGGTCCGCACCGTCCCGCTGCGCCCGGGTGACACCGTGAAGGTGCAGCAGGACCTGTGGGTCCGCGCCTTCCGCACGCACCATCCGGTGCCGTCGCTGGGCTACCAGTTCCTCCGCCGTGTCGCGAAGCTCAAGGCGGAGTTCCGCGAGCTGCCGCCCGCGGAGATCGGCCGCCGCCGTCAGGCCGGTGAGCCGCTGTTCGATGAAGTCGAACGCCTGGAGCTGGCCTACTGCACGGACACGCTCTCCAACGTGCTGGAGCGCCAGCCGTCGCTGTTCGACAGCCGGGTGCTCATCCTCGAGTGCACGTTCATCGACGCGGAGCGCACCGTGCGTGACGCGCAGGAGCGGGCCCACATCCACCTGGAGGAGATCGCCTCCATGGCGGACCGCTTCCAGAACGAGGCGCTGGTCCTGATGCACTTCAGTCAGGCTTACAGCCCCGCGCAGGTCCACGCGACGCTCCAGGCCCGCCTGCCCGCGTCGCTGTTGGAGCGCGTGCGAGTCTTTGCTCCCGACGCCGGCCGCTGGTTCGGTTGA
- a CDS encoding mucoidy inhibitor MuiA family protein produces the protein MRTSILLPLIKVTVLEDRALVERSGTVTLPPGPCRLVVDGLPAVAVDRSLQAKLTGGMVTQARLRRSMRAVLPEALREHHSELARRAFERQQVLARAQAVIRRLEARHGLLETARQDILRAISERTGAGEADPARWKEQLATIRQEQTTADEQLRQARRDLGRLERQHIQEARDVLSRTEAAEPTLDVRAELDVSHATGGEATLTLTYLVPCAAWRPAYRAVLGLAETTSSVTLECEAVVWQNTGEPWKDVTLAFSTARPTLGATPPRLSDDWLHMRDKTQREKQVVDVAIREESLQETGELGTTKASDALPGMDDGGEAVTLSAPHKATVPSDGEGHRVALFSFTSPATSELVACPEQSPLVHRVARFDNTGPAVLLEGPVDLVRNNGYVGRGRLKFAGRGERVKLGFGSEDSLRVSRQVDVGEETARITGRRTRTQKVKLFVSNMGAKPMALAVEERMPVSEVEAVEVALLKDATKPAPAKVSDEGIVRFELNVPPRARETVTFGFTVARSAKVAGL, from the coding sequence ATGCGCACTTCCATTCTGTTGCCCTTGATCAAGGTGACGGTCCTGGAGGACCGGGCGCTCGTCGAGCGCAGCGGCACGGTGACGCTGCCCCCGGGCCCCTGCCGGCTCGTGGTGGACGGGCTGCCGGCGGTGGCGGTGGATCGCTCGCTCCAGGCGAAGCTCACCGGCGGCATGGTGACCCAGGCCCGCCTGCGCCGCTCCATGCGCGCGGTGCTGCCGGAAGCCCTGCGCGAGCACCACTCGGAGCTGGCCCGCCGCGCCTTCGAGCGCCAGCAGGTACTGGCACGCGCGCAGGCGGTGATACGGCGCCTGGAGGCAAGGCACGGCCTGCTGGAGACCGCGCGCCAGGACATCCTCCGCGCCATCTCCGAGCGCACCGGCGCAGGCGAAGCGGATCCGGCGCGATGGAAGGAGCAGCTCGCCACCATCCGCCAGGAGCAGACCACGGCGGACGAACAGCTGCGGCAGGCCCGCCGCGACCTGGGTCGTCTGGAGCGGCAGCACATCCAGGAGGCCCGCGACGTGCTGTCGCGCACGGAGGCGGCGGAGCCCACGCTGGACGTGCGCGCGGAGCTGGATGTGAGCCACGCGACGGGCGGAGAGGCGACGCTGACGCTCACCTACCTGGTGCCGTGTGCCGCCTGGCGGCCGGCCTACCGCGCGGTGCTGGGCCTCGCGGAGACAACGTCCTCGGTGACGTTGGAGTGCGAGGCCGTGGTCTGGCAGAACACCGGCGAGCCCTGGAAGGACGTGACGCTGGCCTTCTCCACGGCGCGCCCCACGCTGGGGGCCACTCCGCCCAGACTCAGCGACGACTGGCTCCACATGCGGGACAAGACGCAGCGCGAGAAGCAGGTGGTGGACGTTGCCATCCGCGAGGAGTCGCTTCAGGAGACGGGCGAGTTGGGGACGACGAAAGCATCGGACGCGCTGCCGGGCATGGACGACGGCGGCGAGGCGGTGACGCTGTCCGCGCCGCACAAGGCCACGGTGCCGTCGGATGGCGAGGGCCACCGCGTGGCGCTGTTCTCCTTCACCTCGCCCGCCACGTCGGAGCTGGTGGCGTGCCCGGAACAGTCACCGCTGGTGCACCGCGTGGCGCGCTTCGACAACACAGGGCCGGCAGTGCTGCTCGAGGGGCCGGTGGACCTGGTGCGCAACAACGGCTACGTGGGCCGCGGACGGCTCAAGTTCGCGGGCCGCGGCGAGCGCGTGAAGCTGGGCTTCGGCAGCGAGGACTCGCTGCGCGTGTCGCGGCAGGTGGACGTGGGCGAGGAAACGGCCCGCATCACCGGCCGGCGCACGCGCACGCAGAAGGTGAAGCTGTTCGTCTCCAACATGGGCGCGAAGCCCATGGCGCTCGCGGTGGAGGAGCGCATGCCGGTGTCGGAGGTGGAGGCCGTGGAGGTGGCGCTGCTCAAGGACGCCACGAAGCCCGCGCCCGCGAAGGTGAGCGACGAGGGCATCGTGCGCTTCGAGCTCAACGTGCCGCCGCGCGCGCGTGAGACGGTCACGTTCGGATTCACGGTGGCTCGCTCCGCGAAGGTCGCGGGCCTGTAG
- a CDS encoding alpha/beta fold hydrolase: MPFATKSGRRIHYEVQGHGPPLLLLHGLLQLGTHWELKGYRPALTDKYTVVTFDALGHGWSDTPHDLEAYRLRHRVEDVLSVLDTLSIERAHMWGYSMGGWTVCGLASFAPERLASYVVGGWDPVVGLPVAYAALEKQLKPGTNVDWFQVLLMGARRAPELAEAIDAGDLDALRLCMKACETSAGLDEALVQSGRPGLLYCGAMDPYHDSMKAVAQRAGAAFATIEHADHGGAWAKAPKVLPHVLPFLESVARS; this comes from the coding sequence ATGCCATTCGCGACGAAGTCCGGCCGCCGCATCCACTACGAGGTCCAGGGCCACGGGCCGCCGCTGTTGCTCCTGCACGGCCTGCTCCAACTGGGCACGCACTGGGAGCTCAAGGGGTACCGGCCCGCGCTGACGGACAAGTACACGGTGGTGACGTTCGACGCGCTGGGGCACGGCTGGAGCGACACGCCGCACGACCTGGAGGCCTACCGGCTGCGGCACCGCGTGGAGGACGTGCTGTCGGTGCTCGACACGCTCTCCATCGAGCGGGCGCACATGTGGGGCTACTCGATGGGAGGCTGGACGGTGTGTGGCCTCGCGTCCTTCGCGCCGGAGCGGCTGGCGTCCTACGTGGTGGGCGGCTGGGATCCAGTGGTGGGCCTGCCTGTCGCGTACGCGGCGCTGGAGAAGCAGCTCAAGCCGGGCACGAACGTGGACTGGTTCCAGGTACTCCTCATGGGAGCACGGCGCGCGCCAGAATTGGCCGAGGCCATTGACGCGGGAGACCTGGACGCGCTCCGGCTGTGCATGAAGGCTTGTGAGACATCGGCGGGCCTGGATGAGGCGCTGGTGCAATCCGGCAGGCCGGGGCTGCTCTATTGCGGCGCGATGGACCCGTACCACGACTCCATGAAGGCCGTGGCACAACGGGCTGGTGCGGCGTTCGCGACCATCGAGCATGCCGACCACGGCGGAGCCTGGGCAAAGGCGCCCAAGGTGCTGCCGCACGTGCTGCCGTTCCTCGAATCAGTCGCCCGGTCCTGA